A genomic window from Leptolyngbya sp. BL0902 includes:
- a CDS encoding response regulator transcription factor — protein MNSAELLSSVSPNLRVGLGRVLIVEDEDLIRETLALGLAEEGFEILIAADGLTALDLLGGTASASRVSRPEINLVVLDLMLPGMNGLDLCRLLRHQGIDVPILMLSAKGTETDRVVGLEIGADDYLTKPFGMRELVARCRALLRRRQGQPQTDPDNVLTFEEIALHPQECRVFLRGEEISLSPKEFRILELFMGQPRRVWSRDQIIDQVWGHDFMGDNKTVDVHIRWLREKLETDPSHPTYIKTVRGFGYRLG, from the coding sequence ATGAATTCCGCAGAGCTTTTGTCGTCGGTCTCGCCCAACCTGCGCGTGGGGCTGGGGCGAGTGCTGATTGTCGAAGACGAAGACCTGATTCGGGAAACCCTAGCCCTGGGGCTGGCAGAGGAGGGTTTTGAGATTTTGATTGCCGCAGATGGCCTCACCGCCCTTGATCTGCTGGGAGGCACTGCTAGCGCCAGCCGGGTCAGCCGCCCAGAGATTAACCTCGTGGTGCTGGATCTTATGCTGCCGGGGATGAACGGTCTCGATCTGTGCCGTCTTCTACGCCACCAGGGCATTGATGTTCCCATTTTGATGTTGAGTGCCAAGGGCACCGAGACAGATCGGGTTGTAGGACTCGAAATTGGGGCCGACGACTATCTAACCAAGCCCTTTGGAATGCGCGAACTGGTGGCCCGTTGCCGCGCCCTGTTGCGTCGTCGCCAAGGCCAGCCCCAGACAGATCCAGATAACGTTCTAACCTTTGAGGAAATTGCCCTGCATCCCCAGGAATGTCGCGTCTTCCTGCGGGGTGAGGAGATCAGCCTCTCGCCCAAGGAGTTTCGCATTCTGGAACTCTTTATGGGGCAGCCCCGGCGGGTATGGTCTCGCGATCAGATCATTGATCAAGTGTGGGGTCACGACTTTATGGGCGACAACAAAACCGTGGATGTCCACATCCGCTGGCTACGGGAAAAACTAGAGACCGATCCTAGCCACCCCACCTACATCAAAACGGTACGCGGCTTTGGCTACCGCCTAGGCTAG
- a CDS encoding ABC transporter permease gives MTWWRKLKTNRLAQLGAVLLILLYTVAIGADFFAPYSPYAAQANGSLLPPTQIYWRDADTGRFFPHVYPTTQGPVDLETGDRELIVDRSQPSALRILHRNEAGQLKLLDTTGPGYLNLLGTDEQARDQFSRLIHGSRVSLAVGLIGILISFPLGLLVGGIAGYFGGMVDAVLMRFVEVLMTIPSIYLLVALAAVLPAGLSSIQRFFLIVLITSLVGWAGLARVIRGQVLSIKEQDFVQASRVMGGRPLYIITRHVLPQTATYGIIAATLAIPGFILAEAVLSFIGLGIQQPDASWGNMLTLATNASILVLQPWLVWPPAILIVVTSLAFNLLGDGLRDALDPRTLKQ, from the coding sequence ATGACCTGGTGGCGCAAACTTAAAACCAATCGTCTGGCCCAACTGGGGGCTGTATTGCTAATTCTGCTCTACACCGTGGCGATTGGGGCCGACTTTTTTGCCCCCTACAGCCCCTACGCCGCCCAGGCCAACGGCTCCCTACTGCCCCCCACCCAAATCTACTGGCGCGACGCCGACACCGGGCGCTTCTTCCCCCACGTCTACCCCACCACCCAGGGCCCGGTGGATCTAGAAACCGGGGATCGAGAACTGATCGTAGATCGCAGCCAGCCCTCCGCCCTGCGGATTTTGCACCGCAACGAGGCAGGACAACTCAAGTTACTCGACACCACTGGCCCCGGCTACCTCAACCTGCTCGGCACCGACGAACAGGCCCGCGACCAATTCAGCCGCCTCATCCACGGCAGCCGCGTCAGCCTTGCCGTGGGCCTGATCGGCATCCTGATTTCCTTCCCGCTGGGCCTGCTGGTGGGCGGCATCGCCGGATACTTTGGCGGCATGGTAGATGCCGTGCTGATGCGCTTTGTGGAAGTGCTGATGACCATCCCCAGCATTTACCTCCTCGTCGCCCTCGCCGCCGTCCTCCCCGCCGGACTCAGCAGCATCCAGCGCTTTTTCCTGATCGTGCTGATCACCTCCCTAGTGGGCTGGGCCGGACTCGCCAGGGTGATTCGCGGCCAAGTGCTTTCCATCAAAGAGCAAGACTTTGTCCAGGCCAGCCGCGTCATGGGCGGACGGCCCCTCTACATCATCACTCGCCACGTGTTGCCCCAAACCGCCACCTACGGCATTATCGCCGCCACCCTGGCCATCCCCGGCTTCATCCTGGCGGAAGCGGTGCTGAGCTTCATCGGCCTCGGCATCCAACAACCCGACGCCTCCTGGGGCAATATGCTCACCCTCGCCACCAATGCCTCCATCCTGGTGCTGCAACCCTGGCTGGTGTGGCCCCCGGCCATTTTGATTGTGGTCACGTCCCTCGCCTTTAACCTGCTGGGCGACGGCCTGCGCGATGCTTTGGATCCAAGAACCTTGAAACAGTAG
- a CDS encoding aminopeptidase P family protein translates to MIDYLAQRRADLAQRCPYPVLLWAGDPPSRNFPANTYPFRASSHFLYFAGRPLPGAALLLAEGKATLFMDEPAPSAALWHGPTPSPAAQAEGIGAQAVYPLADLLQQTVDAVTLPPDLTQVSDRAMALVQSLVDLRLRHDDWALAEMRFAAQVSVQAHRAGMAATRQSTTEAEVRAAIEQVMIAHQCPCAYNSIVTTHGEVLHNEHYHHPLQPGDLLLVDAGAETPQGWAADITRTWPVSGQFLSPQRDLYNVVLAAHDACIAAARPGVEYRDLHLLACRTLAAGLVDLGILRGQPDDLVERDIHALFFPHGVGHLLGLDVHDMEDLGDWAGYAPGRQRSSRFGLGYLRLDRPLAPRMVVTIEPGFYQVPGLLTPARQSGQYDDAVNWERLEDFASVRGIRIEDDVLITQEGCDVLTAALPVVAEELEALVGGKG, encoded by the coding sequence TTGATTGACTATTTGGCTCAGCGGCGGGCGGATCTGGCCCAGCGGTGCCCGTATCCTGTGCTGCTGTGGGCGGGGGATCCGCCATCGCGGAATTTCCCAGCCAATACCTATCCCTTTCGGGCCAGCAGCCACTTCCTCTACTTTGCCGGACGCCCCCTCCCCGGTGCCGCGCTGCTCTTGGCAGAGGGCAAAGCGACGCTGTTTATGGATGAGCCTGCCCCCAGCGCGGCCCTGTGGCATGGCCCCACCCCCAGCCCAGCCGCTCAGGCAGAGGGCATCGGTGCCCAGGCGGTATATCCCCTGGCGGATCTGCTCCAGCAAACGGTGGATGCCGTTACCCTACCCCCCGATCTCACCCAGGTCTCGGATCGGGCGATGGCCCTTGTGCAATCGCTGGTCGATCTGCGCCTCCGCCATGACGATTGGGCCTTGGCGGAGATGCGCTTTGCGGCCCAGGTCTCGGTGCAGGCCCACCGAGCCGGAATGGCGGCCACTCGCCAGTCGACCACCGAAGCTGAGGTGCGAGCCGCCATCGAGCAGGTGATGATCGCCCACCAGTGCCCCTGCGCCTATAACAGCATCGTCACTACCCACGGTGAGGTGTTGCACAACGAGCACTACCACCACCCTCTGCAACCGGGCGACCTGCTCCTGGTGGATGCCGGGGCCGAAACCCCCCAGGGCTGGGCCGCCGATATTACCCGCACCTGGCCTGTGTCGGGTCAGTTTTTGTCGCCCCAGCGAGATCTCTACAACGTTGTTCTCGCCGCCCACGATGCCTGCATTGCAGCGGCCAGACCGGGGGTGGAATATCGAGACCTGCACCTGCTAGCCTGTCGTACCCTGGCGGCGGGCCTAGTAGACCTGGGCATTCTACGCGGACAGCCCGATGACTTGGTAGAGCGGGATATCCACGCCCTGTTTTTTCCCCACGGCGTTGGCCACCTGCTAGGACTAGATGTTCACGATATGGAAGACCTCGGCGATTGGGCGGGCTATGCCCCCGGTCGGCAGCGCAGTTCGCGCTTTGGTTTGGGCTATCTGCGGCTAGATCGGCCCCTTGCCCCCCGTATGGTCGTCACCATCGAACCAGGGTTTTACCAGGTTCCGGGCCTGCTCACGCCAGCCCGCCAGTCGGGCCAATACGACGACGCCGTGAATTGGGAACGCCTGGAGGACTTTGCCAGCGTGCGCGGCATTCGCATCGAAGACGATGTGCTAATTACGCAGGAGGGGTGTGATGTGTTGACGGCGGCCTTGCCCGTTGTGGCGGAGGAATTGGAGGCGCTGGTCGGGGGGAAGGGATAG
- a CDS encoding Npun_R2479 family HD domain-containing metalloprotein, which produces MFNATELLISDFVTKLRTGYHRTYGGQNPTYEDIIAWAGSMALENIANSDALYHNVEHTILVALVGQEILRGKHIREGGVTCEDWMHFIISLVCHDIGYVKGVCRHDQDRNHLYSTGQGDEMVMLQPGASDASLTPYHVDRGKRFIEERFGGNKLINAEVIKRNIELTRFPVPKEEDHQDTQHFPGLVRAADLIGQLSDPRYLKKIGALFYEFEETGQNQKLGYEHPADLRANYPGFYWNVVHPYIQDGLRYLSLTQEGKQIIANLYSNVFMVENEKTVIHT; this is translated from the coding sequence ATGTTTAACGCCACCGAACTCCTCATCAGCGACTTTGTCACGAAGCTTAGGACAGGCTATCACCGCACCTACGGCGGCCAAAACCCCACCTACGAAGACATCATTGCCTGGGCGGGCAGCATGGCGCTGGAAAATATCGCCAACAGCGATGCCCTCTATCACAACGTCGAGCACACTATTTTGGTGGCCCTAGTGGGGCAAGAAATTCTGCGCGGCAAACACATCCGCGAGGGCGGCGTCACCTGCGAAGACTGGATGCATTTCATCATTTCCCTGGTCTGTCACGACATTGGCTACGTGAAGGGCGTTTGCCGCCACGACCAAGACCGCAACCACCTGTATTCCACGGGCCAAGGGGACGAAATGGTGATGCTGCAACCGGGGGCGTCTGATGCCTCCCTGACGCCCTACCACGTAGACCGGGGCAAGCGGTTTATTGAAGAACGCTTTGGCGGCAACAAGCTGATCAACGCTGAGGTGATCAAACGCAATATTGAACTCACCCGCTTCCCGGTGCCCAAGGAGGAAGACCACCAAGACACCCAGCACTTTCCGGGCCTAGTGCGGGCGGCGGATTTGATCGGCCAGCTTAGTGATCCCCGCTACCTGAAGAAAATCGGTGCCCTGTTCTACGAATTTGAAGAAACCGGACAAAACCAAAAACTCGGCTATGAGCACCCCGCCGATCTCCGCGCCAACTACCCCGGATTCTATTGGAATGTGGTGCATCCCTACATCCAAGACGGCCTGCGCTACCTCTCCCTCACCCAAGAAGGCAAGCAAATCATTGCTAACCTTTACTCAAATGTGTTTATGGTGGAGAACGAGAAAACCGTTATTCACACGTAA
- a CDS encoding sodium/glutamate symporter, whose protein sequence is MFNLRTVMFAFVVLALLLLAGRYVKHQSRWCQRLYLPASIVAGVLALLLGPEVLGAIVTAIAGEEAFLAGGLFSPEIRTVWSQAPGVFINIVFAALFLGETIPAPADIWRKAAPQVVFGQTLAWGQYVVGSLATILILMPLFDVNPIAAALIEIGFEGGHGTAGGMVETLADLGFEDGGDLAIGLATVGIVSGIICGTALADWGRRKNHVAMVSRDVTEPDEIPDLNVLAETPEIRQQRAQLLRNLLIDPLSINFAIVGAAIAVGWVILEALKWIEAVTWGQTGFAVFPYVPLFPLALIGGIVVQSILNRLGLGALVIRPMVHNIAGVALDVVIIAAIASISLRVIGGNLGVFLILSVVGILWNVLIFLWWAPRIFPTYWFEKGIGDMGQSMGVTATGILLMRMVDPDNHTGAFEGFAYKQLFFEPIVGGGIFTAAAPVLIANLGIGSVLALTSGLLLFWIVLGYVLIRQERRRPSPSEA, encoded by the coding sequence GTGTTCAACCTCCGAACGGTGATGTTCGCCTTTGTGGTGCTGGCGCTGTTGCTGCTGGCGGGGCGCTACGTCAAACATCAAAGTCGCTGGTGTCAGCGGCTGTATTTGCCTGCGTCGATTGTGGCTGGGGTCTTGGCCCTGCTGCTGGGGCCAGAGGTGCTGGGGGCTATCGTCACCGCCATCGCCGGAGAGGAGGCCTTTCTGGCGGGGGGGCTGTTCTCCCCAGAAATCCGCACCGTGTGGTCGCAGGCTCCGGGGGTGTTTATCAATATTGTGTTTGCCGCGCTGTTTTTGGGCGAAACCATCCCCGCCCCCGCCGATATTTGGCGCAAGGCCGCGCCCCAGGTGGTGTTTGGCCAAACCCTAGCCTGGGGGCAGTACGTGGTGGGCAGTCTAGCGACCATCCTGATTTTGATGCCGCTGTTTGACGTCAACCCCATCGCCGCCGCCCTGATCGAAATTGGCTTTGAGGGGGGGCACGGCACCGCTGGCGGTATGGTAGAAACCCTGGCCGACCTGGGCTTTGAGGATGGCGGCGACCTAGCCATTGGCTTGGCTACCGTGGGCATTGTCTCCGGCATTATCTGCGGTACCGCCCTAGCCGACTGGGGCCGTCGCAAAAACCATGTGGCCATGGTCAGCCGCGATGTCACGGAACCCGACGAAATTCCTGACCTGAATGTGTTGGCGGAAACCCCAGAAATTCGACAGCAGCGGGCTCAGCTCCTGCGAAATCTGCTGATCGATCCCCTGTCGATTAACTTTGCCATTGTGGGGGCGGCCATTGCCGTGGGTTGGGTTATCCTCGAAGCCCTGAAGTGGATCGAGGCCGTCACCTGGGGCCAAACCGGATTTGCCGTGTTTCCCTACGTGCCCCTATTTCCCCTGGCGCTGATCGGCGGCATCGTCGTCCAATCCATCCTCAATCGGCTGGGTCTGGGGGCGTTGGTCATTCGGCCCATGGTTCACAATATTGCTGGGGTGGCCCTAGATGTGGTGATTATCGCCGCCATCGCCTCCATTTCCCTGCGCGTCATCGGCGGCAACCTGGGGGTCTTCCTCATTCTCAGCGTGGTCGGCATTCTGTGGAACGTGCTGATTTTCCTCTGGTGGGCACCGCGCATTTTCCCCACCTACTGGTTCGAGAAGGGTATTGGCGATATGGGCCAATCCATGGGCGTCACCGCCACGGGCATTTTGCTGATGCGGATGGTAGACCCCGACAACCACACGGGAGCCTTCGAGGGCTTTGCCTACAAGCAACTTTTCTTTGAGCCCATCGTCGGGGGTGGCATCTTCACCGCCGCCGCCCCCGTACTGATTGCCAACCTCGGTATTGGCTCCGTCCTCGCCCTGACCAGCGGTCTGCTGCTGTTCTGGATTGTGCTGGGCTACGTCCTCATCCGCCAAGAACGCCGCCGCCCCTCCCCCAGCGAAGCCTAG
- a CDS encoding efflux RND transporter periplasmic adaptor subunit → MFWLTCALKDNAVQNLHSPQSRESTAPSITEGMAYGDVAPLSKGRPWKPVLLGLGAGVLLTLLGTRILGGQQAAPPAEETAPAPAQASQTVTVAPVVPASVADTLAVNGTVQAVDLLSISPQASGLQIQQLLVREGDAVAAGQVLAILDDATLQADLRQAQAQLSVSQAQVTQRQASLSQAQANVAEAQQNLERLRTLAAQGAISEQELTRQQTQTTTAQQAVGLAQAEIESAQAGVRSQQAVIDRLQTQLGQTSVRSPVAGIVAERRANVGDVASPGNPIVTLIQNNQLRLVAEVPQTQLDRVSVGASVAISSTADSRLRLQGTVQSIDPVVDATSRTAQVNISLPGSDLLRPGLFLRGDIRTNNRQGLVIPATALQPQPDGSSLVFVLGEGNQVTARSVELGNRLPSNGDQPALVEVIQGLQAGEQVVTSGVGFLQDGDIVRLAP, encoded by the coding sequence ATGTTTTGGCTGACCTGTGCCCTGAAGGACAACGCTGTGCAGAACCTCCATTCTCCCCAATCGCGAGAATCCACCGCTCCATCCATTACCGAAGGCATGGCCTATGGTGATGTGGCTCCGTTATCGAAGGGTCGCCCCTGGAAGCCTGTGCTGTTGGGGTTGGGGGCTGGGGTGTTACTAACCCTGTTGGGCACGCGCATCCTGGGTGGTCAACAGGCGGCCCCACCAGCGGAGGAAACGGCCCCCGCCCCGGCCCAAGCGTCCCAAACGGTGACGGTGGCCCCTGTCGTTCCGGCCTCGGTGGCGGATACCCTGGCGGTAAACGGCACGGTGCAGGCGGTGGATCTGCTGTCCATTTCCCCCCAGGCCAGCGGACTGCAAATTCAGCAGTTGCTCGTCCGCGAAGGCGATGCCGTGGCCGCAGGGCAAGTCTTGGCAATTCTGGACGACGCCACCCTGCAAGCGGATCTGCGCCAAGCCCAGGCTCAGCTATCGGTGTCCCAGGCCCAAGTCACCCAGCGGCAGGCGTCCCTCTCCCAGGCCCAGGCCAACGTAGCCGAGGCCCAGCAAAACTTAGAGCGGCTGCGCACCCTCGCCGCCCAAGGGGCCATCAGCGAACAAGAACTCACCCGCCAACAAACCCAAACCACCACAGCCCAGCAGGCGGTGGGCTTGGCCCAGGCCGAAATTGAAAGCGCCCAGGCCGGGGTGCGCTCCCAGCAGGCGGTGATTGATCGGCTACAAACCCAGCTTGGCCAAACCTCGGTGCGGTCTCCGGTGGCGGGCATTGTGGCGGAGCGGCGGGCCAATGTGGGCGATGTGGCCTCCCCCGGCAACCCCATCGTGACGCTGATTCAAAACAACCAGCTCCGGCTGGTGGCCGAAGTGCCCCAAACCCAGTTGGATCGAGTCTCTGTGGGGGCCTCGGTCGCCATTTCCTCCACCGCCGATAGCCGCCTGCGCCTCCAGGGTACAGTGCAGTCCATCGATCCCGTGGTAGATGCCACCAGCCGCACGGCCCAGGTCAATATTTCCCTCCCCGGCAGCGACCTGCTGCGTCCCGGTCTGTTCCTGCGCGGCGATATCCGCACCAACAACCGCCAGGGGCTCGTGATCCCCGCCACCGCCCTACAACCTCAGCCCGATGGCAGTTCCCTCGTCTTTGTGCTGGGCGAGGGCAACCAAGTCACCGCCCGCTCGGTGGAGTTGGGCAACCGCCTTCCCTCCAACGGCGACCAACCCGCCCTAGTGGAGGTCATCCAAGGCTTGCAGGCTGGCGAACAGGTCGTCACCTCCGGCGTCGGCTTCTTGCAGGATGGCGACATTGTCCGCCTTGCGCCCTAG